The following are encoded together in the Ignavibacteriota bacterium genome:
- a CDS encoding membrane dipeptidase, which yields MSFVCDIHNHLPVKTYLYNKPCLFNVSLLETNLPASVLKLMKFYNPETEIFRVLSTVPKMEAGGVNALVATHYVPEDQFLSNVKKEYTALVKALAPIFFPELLDRIESKTTVFEQTLESFDVLEAKVKEANRAGARLVIARTFPALEKAVQAGDRILIHALEGAHHLGRGLTQDEIREAVRTLKKRGVCYITLAHFFDNGYAMPIEGLPPDVRDGFMRDSYRDRDRDVDAQQGLPPAGKMLVNEMFDQGIIVDLTHTSPQGRRDVYALNRARRDEGKPLRPLIMSHVGVEAEFVRNQGKNSPYRYLCASNEDIEAIAESGGVIGVIFFNYWLAGLTEKKHSDTDFGIEHIFRAMEYIKERTGTYDNVAIGTDFDGMTDTPDDYRDISSISRLRAYLGIHLKHAEVNAILGNNFLRVLRNGWG from the coding sequence ATGTCCTTCGTCTGCGATATACACAATCACCTTCCTGTCAAGACATATTTGTACAACAAACCCTGTCTTTTCAATGTGAGTCTTCTTGAAACAAATCTCCCGGCGAGTGTTCTGAAGCTCATGAAATTCTACAATCCCGAGACCGAAATCTTCCGGGTTCTGTCCACCGTGCCGAAAATGGAAGCAGGTGGTGTGAATGCTCTGGTTGCGACCCACTACGTGCCGGAGGATCAATTCCTCTCCAACGTGAAGAAGGAATACACTGCCCTCGTCAAGGCATTAGCACCCATTTTTTTCCCGGAACTGCTCGATCGGATTGAGAGCAAGACAACGGTGTTTGAACAGACGCTCGAAAGTTTTGACGTGCTTGAAGCAAAGGTGAAGGAAGCAAACCGCGCGGGCGCACGGCTCGTGATTGCCCGCACGTTTCCGGCATTGGAGAAGGCGGTACAAGCGGGTGATCGCATCCTGATCCATGCCCTTGAGGGCGCTCATCATCTGGGTCGCGGTCTTACGCAGGATGAGATCCGAGAAGCCGTACGAACGCTGAAAAAGCGTGGGGTGTGTTACATCACTCTCGCGCATTTTTTCGACAACGGATACGCGATGCCCATCGAAGGGCTGCCTCCCGATGTTCGTGACGGATTCATGCGAGATTCCTATCGTGATCGTGACAGGGATGTGGATGCGCAGCAGGGTCTCCCGCCAGCAGGGAAAATGCTCGTGAACGAAATGTTCGATCAGGGAATCATCGTGGATCTGACACACACGAGTCCCCAGGGACGGCGCGACGTCTACGCATTAAACCGTGCCCGACGAGATGAGGGCAAACCTTTACGCCCCCTCATCATGTCGCATGTCGGTGTTGAGGCCGAATTCGTTCGGAATCAGGGGAAAAACTCCCCCTACCGATATCTCTGCGCCAGCAACGAGGATATCGAAGCCATAGCCGAGTCAGGAGGTGTGATCGGAGTAATATTCTTCAACTACTGGCTGGCCGGACTCACGGAGAAGAAACATTCCGACACAGATTTTGGCATCGAGCATATTTTCCGCGCCATGGAGTACATCAAGGAGCGAACCGGTACGTACGACAACGTGGCTATCGGAACCGACTTCGATGGCATGACTGACACACCAGACGACTATCGAGACATATCATCGATAAGCCGTCTTCGCGCCTATCTCGGCATTCATCTCAAACACGCAGAAGTCAACGCCATCCTTGGAAACAATTTCCTGCGTGTGCTGCGAAATGGGTGGGGGTGA
- a CDS encoding peptidoglycan-binding protein, translating into MEGAVVKSIQTALKAAGFHPGKLDGVFGLKTHAAVVAFQLRKGLIADGEVGPLTAKELRITLP; encoded by the coding sequence ATGGAAGGGGCAGTGGTGAAGAGCATACAAACCGCCCTGAAAGCCGCCGGTTTCCACCCCGGCAAACTCGACGGAGTCTTCGGGCTTAAAACCCACGCCGCAGTCGTCGCGTTTCAGCTCAGAAAAGGACTTATTGCAGATGGAGAAGTAGGCCCCCTCACCGCGAAGGAGTTGCGGATCACGCTACCGTGA
- a CDS encoding zinc dependent phospholipase C family protein produces MAGAFTHMALVVQAIDSMHAGELKDTLNAHNNWVTAGSVGPDMPYLSYLNLLKLGKIETNWADIMHYQNTGGIVNLGLRTLSITKGKKNWEQQVAWLCGFSSHLIADATVHPVVELIAGPCQDATSMDVHHECENYQDTFIMKDVIGIDITKAEYTNFLRSCKADTALPAVMNFWAEHARVACPVFGKPDPASWFDSYTDLLDTADAGNLIWKHFRHAYNFMYKSPAELRRDEASKCKRYYDDVPLPGGKRGAFKADVFDRAVDNIVRYWATFESPLFHYSGHLTPIAGLLPEWNLDNGVDPRNAQQSCWG; encoded by the coding sequence ATGGCAGGTGCGTTCACACACATGGCCCTGGTCGTGCAGGCGATAGATAGCATGCATGCCGGTGAGCTAAAGGACACCCTCAATGCCCACAACAATTGGGTTACGGCTGGCTCTGTGGGTCCGGACATGCCGTACCTCAGCTACCTGAATTTGCTCAAGCTTGGTAAGATAGAGACGAACTGGGCTGATATCATGCATTACCAGAATACCGGCGGTATCGTAAATCTAGGCCTCCGTACGCTTTCCATTACAAAAGGTAAGAAAAACTGGGAGCAGCAGGTGGCTTGGCTCTGCGGTTTCTCCTCACATCTGATTGCCGATGCTACTGTACATCCCGTTGTAGAGCTGATAGCCGGACCCTGCCAGGATGCGACCTCGATGGATGTGCATCATGAGTGCGAGAATTATCAGGATACCTTCATAATGAAAGATGTCATTGGAATTGACATCACGAAAGCCGAATACACGAACTTCTTACGGTCGTGCAAGGCGGATACGGCATTACCCGCTGTCATGAACTTCTGGGCAGAGCATGCACGCGTAGCCTGCCCTGTTTTCGGCAAACCTGATCCGGCCAGTTGGTTCGATTCATACACGGATCTCCTTGACACGGCTGATGCCGGCAATCTCATTTGGAAACATTTCAGGCACGCTTACAATTTCATGTACAAATCGCCCGCGGAACTTCGCAGAGACGAAGCATCCAAATGCAAGCGTTACTACGATGACGTACCACTCCCAGGAGGGAAACGTGGGGCATTCAAGGCCGATGTATTCGACCGTGCAGTGGATAACATCGTGAGGTACTGGGCTACATTTGAATCACCGTTGTTTCATTATTCGGGTCATCTCACACCAATTGCGGGTCTGCTCCCGGAGTGGAATCTCGATAACGGTGTTGATCCGCGCAACGCACAACAAAGCTGCTGGGGTTGA
- the rssA gene encoding patatin-like phospholipase RssA has translation MKEQRRMRVGLALGSGSARGWAHIGVIRALEQAGIRPDVVCGTSIGALVGAAYAAGELDRFEQWVCGLSFKDVIAFMDVGLSGGLLKGERLMEFFRKHFADRPLETLTPTFAAVATSLNSGAEVWMRHGSTLNAVRASIALPGLFTPVLWDGEVVVDGGLVNPVPVSLARAMGADVVIAVDLSSDILNRSHRESGPRDDSVLESANWFKKMQNNLAAIIPAQSDSEHRMPSTLDVLATSINIMQVRISRSRMAGEPPEISVMPRLSHLGLLDYHRAQEAIDEGRSAWQRVAHHVFPGNMSHS, from the coding sequence ATGAAGGAACAGCGGCGTATGAGAGTCGGACTTGCATTAGGCAGTGGTTCAGCACGCGGGTGGGCTCACATTGGCGTTATCCGTGCATTGGAACAGGCGGGAATACGACCCGACGTCGTGTGTGGGACGTCCATCGGCGCGCTTGTCGGAGCCGCGTATGCTGCGGGAGAACTGGATCGCTTCGAACAGTGGGTGTGTGGTTTGAGCTTCAAAGATGTGATCGCTTTTATGGACGTGGGATTGAGCGGCGGCCTACTCAAGGGGGAACGGCTTATGGAGTTTTTCCGCAAACACTTCGCGGACCGGCCCCTCGAAACGCTCACACCAACATTTGCGGCGGTGGCAACCTCTCTCAACTCAGGCGCGGAGGTATGGATGCGGCATGGCTCGACGCTTAATGCGGTGCGGGCCTCCATAGCCCTGCCCGGGCTCTTTACGCCTGTACTCTGGGACGGCGAAGTGGTAGTTGACGGCGGGCTAGTCAATCCAGTGCCGGTGTCCCTTGCGCGTGCCATGGGTGCCGATGTGGTGATAGCTGTCGATCTCAGTTCCGATATCCTGAATCGTTCTCACCGCGAGTCCGGCCCGCGCGACGACTCGGTCCTGGAGAGCGCGAATTGGTTCAAGAAAATGCAGAATAATCTCGCGGCCATTATTCCCGCGCAATCAGATTCCGAACACAGGATGCCCTCCACCCTCGATGTATTGGCAACCAGCATCAACATCATGCAGGTACGGATCTCGAGAAGCCGGATGGCTGGTGAGCCGCCGGAGATCTCCGTGATGCCGCGGTTATCGCATCTCGGATTGCTTGACTATCACCGAGCACAAGAGGCAATCGACGAAGGCCGCTCCGCATGGCAACGTGTCGCACACCATGTATTTCCGGGCAATATGTCCCACTCATGA
- a CDS encoding tetratricopeptide repeat protein yields the protein MAKSRAKKKVAPAGTARKKSVHRSGSSILRSINVEEFTRRLRADVHSERRFALFLGAGCSVTSGIPAAAQLVRDHWLPRLRDLKAPHRADLEQWAKEEIPEYDSTKPGSSYGAVIDKLFLTPEDRQREIENWCDGRTPSFGYAVLAQLVAQSGGRFNVVLTTNFDDLVSDALYLYTEARPLVISHESLAGFIRPTRMRPLVVKLHGDHRLSPQNTALEIADLKKGISRSTAMVLHDRGLIFMGYGGADAGILKMLNDLPPEALPFGSYWVHPYEPQGAVRAWLVARGGIWVRSGWFDDVMLLVRNELALPHPNRGRFTRIFDEYHTRFQEVSKSIEKKSMDESGVQALRKAVREIEDQFTDYWKVIVEADRLENHDPEAADMVYREGIEQFPHAAPLLANYALFLDNSRNDYDNAELMFKRALDADPYSAVILNNYAVFIKNRRGDLDSAERLYLRALDADPTYISALFNYATFLHEVRKDYTAAEGMYKRALDADPKHTDNLGNYAVFLEIIKRDFEGAEKMFQRAFEADPSDPTILGNYAIFLQNIRKDYIRAEELYNKVRAINPTDVNIASNHAGLLLALGRTDGLEKLAEAVKLLDSTDKPVVELECSFYRYAHGPVADQLTALRDIRTLIDKGVRSPGWDLSRNVERAIQDGHTEAPWLGKLAAVINGDAAEDVLADWPAWNEAA from the coding sequence ATGGCAAAATCGCGTGCGAAGAAAAAAGTCGCTCCGGCTGGGACGGCGCGCAAGAAATCCGTGCACCGTTCGGGTTCCTCTATTTTGCGATCGATCAATGTTGAGGAATTCACAAGACGTCTTCGTGCCGATGTGCATTCGGAACGACGATTTGCGCTGTTTTTGGGAGCCGGGTGCTCGGTTACGTCAGGTATCCCTGCTGCGGCACAACTAGTGCGTGACCATTGGCTGCCACGGCTCCGTGACTTGAAGGCACCACACCGGGCAGATCTCGAACAATGGGCCAAAGAAGAAATTCCTGAATATGATTCAACCAAACCAGGCAGTTCGTACGGTGCAGTAATCGACAAGTTGTTTCTGACGCCAGAGGACAGGCAGAGAGAGATCGAGAATTGGTGTGACGGCAGGACACCCTCCTTCGGTTATGCGGTGCTCGCTCAGCTCGTCGCTCAATCCGGAGGTCGCTTCAACGTGGTGCTGACCACCAACTTCGACGATCTCGTCTCGGATGCATTGTACCTTTACACCGAAGCGAGGCCGCTGGTCATATCGCATGAATCTCTCGCGGGCTTCATTAGGCCCACGCGCATGAGACCTCTCGTGGTTAAGCTACATGGTGATCATCGGCTCTCACCGCAAAATACGGCATTGGAAATTGCAGACTTGAAAAAGGGGATCAGCAGGTCTACAGCGATGGTGCTGCATGATCGAGGGCTAATCTTCATGGGATACGGTGGTGCGGATGCAGGTATCCTGAAAATGTTGAACGACCTACCGCCGGAAGCACTACCATTCGGGTCGTATTGGGTGCATCCGTACGAGCCACAGGGTGCCGTGAGGGCGTGGTTGGTGGCACGTGGTGGTATCTGGGTGCGCAGTGGTTGGTTCGACGATGTCATGCTTCTCGTCCGAAACGAATTGGCCTTGCCACATCCAAACAGAGGACGATTTACCAGGATTTTCGACGAGTACCACACACGATTTCAGGAGGTTTCGAAATCGATTGAGAAAAAATCTATGGACGAATCCGGGGTGCAGGCTTTGCGGAAGGCCGTACGAGAAATCGAAGATCAGTTTACAGACTACTGGAAGGTGATCGTCGAAGCGGATAGGTTGGAAAATCATGATCCCGAGGCCGCTGATATGGTATACCGAGAGGGTATCGAGCAATTTCCACATGCAGCACCACTACTCGCGAATTATGCACTGTTCTTGGATAATTCAAGAAATGACTACGATAATGCAGAGTTGATGTTCAAACGAGCTTTGGATGCTGATCCCTATAGCGCCGTCATCCTGAACAACTATGCCGTGTTTATAAAAAATCGAAGGGGCGATCTCGACTCGGCAGAAAGACTCTACCTTCGAGCATTGGATGCGGACCCTACATATATCAGCGCCCTCTTTAATTACGCAACCTTCCTGCATGAGGTCCGAAAGGACTACACAGCAGCAGAAGGAATGTACAAGAGGGCATTGGATGCTGATCCGAAACACACCGATAATCTCGGGAATTATGCAGTGTTTCTCGAGATCATCAAGAGAGACTTCGAGGGGGCGGAGAAGATGTTTCAACGTGCTTTCGAGGCGGATCCTTCAGACCCAACCATTCTCGGGAACTACGCCATTTTTCTCCAGAACATTAGGAAGGACTACATCAGAGCGGAGGAACTGTACAACAAGGTACGCGCCATAAATCCTACAGATGTAAATATTGCTTCAAATCATGCCGGTTTGCTCCTCGCCTTAGGAAGGACCGACGGTCTCGAAAAACTCGCTGAAGCTGTGAAGCTTCTCGACTCCACAGATAAGCCAGTAGTAGAACTAGAATGCTCTTTCTACAGGTATGCGCATGGGCCAGTGGCAGATCAACTGACGGCCCTCCGCGACATTCGAACATTGATCGACAAGGGTGTCAGATCACCGGGCTGGGATTTGTCGCGGAATGTCGAACGCGCAATTCAGGACGGTCACACTGAAGCACCATGGTTGGGAAAACTGGCGGCGGTCATCAACGGCGATGCCGCGGAGGATGTCCTCGCTGATTGGCCGGCGTGGAATGAGGCGGCTTGA
- a CDS encoding methylglyoxal synthase has translation MNAPAKISTALPEESILVEQNQKTLIGVLASHDDVELNYSLARLLEQMYHESPEKLAGFSFLFTGGTFRRVIEGDATHKRPVAKETRNFLEKHCGLTCLPDRTEGGVTVLSYFVVQQLCSIVWPFLTPLTAHWLNPENLALTRLCDQWHVKRLMNRGSVAEWFAKEGGLDADRNRQPVPPILRLTKRNVEPVHNTIMVRKFDTWPSKLSDMTIALIAHDAMKERMVEFAIDHEHELDKFERILSTGTTGREVAANTRNLYKKIVRYQSGPKGGDIEIATEILYGDCHAVVFFIDPLHPHPHIEDIRVVFGACMIQDHVRMLTNEMQAREWMQRVVRPC, from the coding sequence ATGAACGCACCTGCAAAAATATCGACGGCTCTGCCAGAAGAGAGCATTCTGGTGGAACAAAATCAGAAGACACTCATCGGGGTATTGGCGAGCCACGATGATGTGGAACTGAACTACTCGTTGGCACGATTGCTCGAACAGATGTATCATGAGAGTCCGGAAAAGCTCGCGGGCTTTTCATTTCTATTCACAGGCGGAACCTTCCGTCGTGTCATCGAGGGGGACGCAACACATAAGCGGCCCGTGGCAAAGGAAACGAGAAACTTCCTGGAAAAACACTGCGGACTGACGTGTCTTCCAGATCGGACCGAGGGGGGCGTAACCGTACTCAGTTATTTCGTCGTACAACAGTTATGCAGCATTGTGTGGCCGTTTTTGACACCTCTTACAGCGCACTGGCTCAATCCCGAGAACCTTGCCCTGACTCGACTTTGCGACCAGTGGCACGTAAAGAGATTGATGAATCGCGGTTCAGTCGCGGAGTGGTTTGCGAAGGAAGGAGGGCTGGATGCGGATAGGAATCGGCAACCCGTACCCCCAATACTCCGACTGACTAAAAGAAACGTCGAACCGGTTCATAATACGATCATGGTTCGAAAATTCGACACGTGGCCATCCAAGCTATCGGATATGACCATCGCTTTGATCGCACACGATGCGATGAAGGAGAGAATGGTCGAATTCGCGATAGACCATGAACATGAACTCGACAAATTCGAACGCATTTTATCCACCGGAACCACAGGCCGCGAAGTGGCAGCCAACACACGAAACCTGTATAAAAAAATTGTGCGTTATCAGTCTGGGCCGAAAGGTGGCGACATAGAAATTGCAACAGAGATTCTCTATGGCGACTGCCATGCGGTAGTATTCTTTATCGATCCGTTGCACCCACACCCACACATCGAAGACATCCGGGTTGTTTTTGGAGCGTGTATGATACAGGACCACGTCAGGATGCTCACGAATGAGATGCAGGCACGTGAGTGGATGCAACGTGTTGTTCGTCCCTGTTGA
- a CDS encoding ATP-binding protein: MLIEFKVENFRSIREQQIFSLVAVNSDTSIPENTIRPELPGIRKLRFLKAAALYGANAAGKSNILEALFFLKDFAVRVAFDRAQGIGTGTQPFKLHTDWVQRPSRFEITFSNAGIRYVYGLALTSERVVEEYLDAYPKGQAQYWFRRHYDADSGVMTWSNSDTHFRGTRELMEKTRDNVSFLSVAAFFNTEKLLPVYTWFKEGLQFMALGADSLSDPSTTLTLYQDEKYKSRIVRLLSTADTGIVAMRVNVRPVDNNSNEGRRIISRVAEQENFSSVVKAAVQEIIIECGHRAAEDGFVSLSMPGEESDGTVRYFSLLGPLLQAIEQGRLLIIDELDTSLHPLLVREVLRMAQSEAVNNTGAQLVFTTHNPLLLDLTLLRRDQIWFAEKNSEGATSLYPLTDFKPRKDEALTRGYLVGRYGGIPFIPEGLRP; this comes from the coding sequence GTGCTGATCGAATTCAAAGTTGAGAATTTCCGCTCCATTCGCGAACAGCAGATTTTTAGTCTTGTGGCAGTGAACAGCGATACGTCAATCCCCGAGAATACCATACGTCCCGAACTGCCCGGAATCAGGAAGCTCCGCTTCCTGAAGGCCGCCGCACTGTACGGCGCAAATGCCGCCGGAAAAAGCAATATTCTTGAGGCGTTATTTTTCCTCAAAGACTTTGCAGTACGCGTGGCATTCGATCGCGCACAGGGAATCGGGACCGGTACGCAACCTTTCAAACTGCATACGGATTGGGTGCAACGGCCCAGCCGATTCGAAATAACATTCTCGAACGCGGGCATCCGATATGTGTACGGTCTTGCACTCACATCGGAACGCGTGGTAGAGGAGTACCTTGACGCCTATCCAAAGGGTCAGGCGCAGTACTGGTTCCGACGGCACTATGATGCTGATTCCGGTGTCATGACGTGGAGCAACTCCGACACACACTTCAGAGGCACACGAGAACTGATGGAAAAAACGCGCGACAACGTTTCGTTCCTATCGGTTGCCGCATTTTTTAACACCGAGAAGTTGTTGCCTGTATACACGTGGTTCAAGGAAGGCCTGCAGTTCATGGCTCTGGGTGCGGATTCATTATCCGATCCGTCAACAACTCTCACGTTGTATCAGGACGAGAAGTATAAGTCCCGGATTGTGCGACTTCTCAGTACTGCCGACACTGGGATAGTCGCAATGCGTGTGAATGTGAGGCCTGTTGATAATAACTCCAACGAGGGGAGGAGAATCATTTCAAGGGTGGCTGAGCAGGAAAATTTCTCCAGTGTTGTAAAAGCGGCAGTGCAGGAAATCATAATCGAATGCGGACACAGAGCGGCGGAGGACGGCTTCGTATCACTTTCAATGCCCGGCGAAGAATCCGACGGGACAGTCCGCTACTTCTCGCTTCTGGGGCCATTACTTCAAGCCATCGAGCAAGGGCGTTTGCTTATTATCGATGAACTGGATACGAGTTTGCATCCGTTGCTCGTGCGCGAAGTCCTGCGAATGGCGCAGTCCGAGGCGGTCAACAACACCGGCGCGCAATTAGTTTTCACAACACATAACCCACTGCTCCTGGATCTCACACTGCTGAGAAGGGATCAGATCTGGTTTGCTGAGAAAAACAGCGAAGGTGCAACCTCACTGTATCCGCTTACCGACTTCAAGCCCCGAAAAGACGAGGCGCTGACACGCGGATATCTCGTCGGCCGTTACGGTGGCATTCCCTTCATCCCGGAGGGACTGCGGCCGTGA